A single region of the Actinoplanes sp. SE50/110 genome encodes:
- a CDS encoding STAS domain-containing protein — MESSIRTTLADDGTVTITVFGEIDFSNADEVADGIRHAVADWSPPLVQIDLRDASFIDSTGLGALIDGYRTATESNVRYLVINASPTFRRVLTVTGLSGFFGVTDSFEESAGQAHATGA, encoded by the coding sequence ATGGAGAGCTCGATCCGGACCACGCTCGCGGACGACGGCACGGTCACGATCACAGTGTTCGGAGAGATCGACTTCTCCAATGCCGACGAGGTTGCCGACGGCATCCGGCACGCGGTCGCCGACTGGTCACCGCCGCTGGTCCAGATCGACCTGCGGGATGCGTCGTTCATCGACTCGACCGGCCTCGGCGCACTGATCGACGGCTACCGAACCGCCACGGAGAGCAACGTTCGATACCTGGTGATCAACGCCAGCCCCACTTTCCGGCGCGTTCTCACCGTGACCGGGCTCAGCGGTTTCTTCGGGGTCACGGACAGCTTCGAGGAGAGCGCCGGCCAGGCGCACGCGACCGGCGCCTGA
- the ssd gene encoding septum site-determining protein Ssd — MPQPLRPLLVTADGDLLDDLLRLAAAADSEADVAADPAAARLRFPSAPIVLIGADLAVACARARLPRRSRVIVVLRGSPPEGLWPTAESLGAEHVAALPEAEPWLIEQLATRPRPPAVSRTLAVIGGRGGAGASILAAGLAGTAVAAGRRTLLIDADPLGGGLDLVLGWEQVSGLRWPGLAGAGGRVDPPALLNALPHRGDLVLLSFDRDQMTGVPAEAMAATLDAARRGRDVIVADLPRQLDDAAALALQAADRTLLVVPAELRATAAAARTLAQIRPHCEQVSVVVRGPAPGRLRPRDIAQTLGLPLAGALRPDPAMCQDLERGTAPATSGKGPLAELCRRLVDELMRPPAVAA; from the coding sequence ATGCCCCAGCCGCTCCGCCCACTCCTGGTCACCGCCGACGGCGACCTCCTCGACGACCTGCTGCGGCTGGCCGCGGCCGCGGACAGCGAGGCGGACGTGGCCGCCGACCCGGCCGCCGCCCGACTCCGCTTCCCGTCCGCCCCGATCGTGCTGATCGGCGCCGACCTGGCCGTGGCCTGCGCGCGGGCCCGGCTGCCCCGCCGATCCCGGGTGATCGTCGTGCTGCGCGGCAGCCCACCCGAGGGACTGTGGCCCACAGCGGAATCCCTCGGCGCCGAGCACGTCGCGGCGCTGCCCGAGGCCGAGCCGTGGCTGATCGAGCAACTCGCCACCCGGCCCCGGCCGCCCGCCGTCTCCCGCACCCTCGCCGTGATCGGCGGCCGCGGCGGCGCCGGGGCCAGCATCCTCGCCGCCGGACTCGCCGGGACCGCGGTCGCCGCGGGCCGCCGCACCCTGCTGATCGACGCCGACCCACTCGGCGGCGGCCTCGACCTGGTGCTCGGCTGGGAGCAGGTCAGCGGCCTGCGCTGGCCCGGGCTCGCCGGGGCCGGCGGCCGGGTCGACCCGCCGGCCCTGCTCAACGCACTGCCACACCGCGGCGACCTGGTGCTGCTCTCCTTCGACCGGGACCAGATGACCGGGGTGCCGGCCGAGGCGATGGCCGCCACCCTGGACGCCGCCCGGCGCGGTCGCGACGTGATCGTCGCCGACCTACCCCGGCAACTCGACGACGCCGCGGCGCTGGCCCTGCAGGCCGCCGACCGGACCCTGCTGGTGGTCCCCGCCGAGCTGCGGGCCACAGCGGCCGCGGCACGGACCCTGGCCCAGATCCGGCCGCACTGCGAGCAGGTCTCGGTCGTGGTGCGCGGGCCCGCCCCCGGGCGACTGCGGCCCCGCGACATCGCGCAGACGCTCGGTCTGCCCCTGGCCGGGGCGCTGCGGCCCGACCCGGCGATGTGCCAGGACCTCGAACGCGGGACAGCGCCGGCCACGAGCGGGAAAGGGCCGCTCGCCGAGCTCTGCCGGCGGCTGGTCGACGAACTGATGCGGCCGCCGGCGGTGGCGGCATGA
- a CDS encoding TadA family conjugal transfer-associated ATPase yields the protein MSVVDRVRRQLAYDGVEATPAAVVSAVRRDGEVLGDHAVLRLADRVRDQMIGAGPLAPLLSDPLVTDVLVNGVQVWVDRGAGLQRAAVRLGDPEDVRRLAQRLVAACGRRLDDGQPYADARLPDGTRLHAVLPPVATHGPYLSLRTFRQRPFSLGDLVTHATVPAAAAPLLEAVVAAGLAYLVTGGTGSGKTTLLATLLGLVPPTERIVLVEDAAELRPVHPHVVALQARTANVEGAGAIGLTDLVRQALRMRPDRLVIGECRGPEIVDLLGALNTGHDGGAGTLHANAPGDVPARLEALGLLGGLPRAALHAQVLAALQVVLHLRRVGGARLLESIGILVPAGTERLTSVVTAWDRTTGPGPGPFARMLRARGITAPPVPAAS from the coding sequence ATGAGCGTGGTCGACCGGGTGCGGCGGCAGCTCGCCTACGACGGGGTGGAAGCCACCCCGGCGGCCGTGGTGAGCGCGGTGCGCCGGGACGGTGAGGTCCTCGGTGACCACGCCGTGCTGCGCCTCGCCGACCGGGTGCGCGACCAGATGATCGGGGCCGGTCCGCTCGCGCCGCTGCTCAGCGACCCGCTGGTCACCGACGTGCTGGTGAACGGCGTGCAGGTCTGGGTCGACCGGGGCGCCGGGTTGCAGCGGGCCGCGGTGCGGCTCGGCGATCCGGAGGACGTGCGGCGGCTTGCCCAGCGGCTGGTCGCGGCCTGCGGGCGGCGGCTCGACGACGGCCAGCCGTACGCGGACGCGCGGCTGCCCGACGGCACCCGCCTGCACGCCGTGCTGCCCCCGGTCGCCACCCACGGGCCGTACCTTTCGCTGCGGACCTTCCGGCAGCGCCCGTTCAGCCTCGGCGACCTGGTCACCCACGCGACGGTGCCGGCCGCGGCCGCGCCACTGCTCGAAGCTGTCGTCGCCGCCGGGCTGGCCTACCTGGTCACCGGCGGCACCGGCAGCGGCAAGACCACTCTGCTCGCCACCCTGCTCGGGCTGGTCCCGCCGACCGAGCGGATCGTGCTGGTCGAGGACGCGGCCGAGCTGCGCCCGGTGCACCCGCACGTGGTGGCGTTGCAGGCCCGCACGGCGAATGTGGAGGGCGCCGGCGCGATCGGGCTGACCGACCTGGTGCGGCAGGCGCTGCGGATGCGCCCCGACCGGCTGGTCATCGGGGAGTGCCGTGGCCCCGAGATCGTCGACCTGCTCGGGGCGCTGAACACCGGGCACGACGGCGGCGCGGGAACACTGCACGCCAACGCCCCGGGCGACGTACCGGCCCGGCTGGAAGCGCTTGGGCTGCTCGGCGGGCTGCCCCGGGCCGCGCTGCACGCGCAGGTGCTGGCCGCCCTGCAGGTGGTGTTGCACCTCCGGCGGGTCGGTGGCGCACGGCTGCTGGAATCGATCGGCATCCTGGTGCCCGCCGGGACCGAACGGCTCACCTCCGTGGTGACCGCCTGGGACCGGACCACCGGCCCCGGGCCCGGTCCGTTCGCGCGGATGCTGCGGGCCCGCGGGATCACCGCTCCACCGGTGCCGGCGGCGTCATGA
- a CDS encoding type II secretion system F family protein translates to MIAVLVACLLGCAVVIAWPRAGTLARLSGRSPGLRLPRPRLPEPDRRGAAALAGATALVALVAGGPVAAVGGAVYAGIGGAAWVRRTRQKRAAAGRLAALDALSSLVADLRAGLPPGFGVPSTGLDGDERIARLSATVWRLAERTGAPAADLLERIEADARAADRARASAAAQAAGVQATSLLLAVLPVGGLGLGYAIGADSLHILLRTRLGAVCAIGALALQLAGLQWARRIANGPRR, encoded by the coding sequence ATGATCGCGGTGCTGGTGGCCTGCCTGCTCGGCTGCGCGGTGGTGATCGCCTGGCCACGAGCCGGGACGCTGGCCCGGCTCTCCGGGCGGTCACCCGGACTCCGGCTGCCTCGGCCGCGGCTGCCGGAACCCGACCGGCGCGGGGCGGCCGCTCTCGCCGGAGCGACGGCACTGGTCGCGCTGGTGGCCGGCGGGCCGGTCGCGGCCGTCGGCGGGGCGGTCTACGCGGGGATCGGCGGGGCCGCATGGGTGCGCCGGACTCGGCAGAAGCGGGCCGCGGCCGGCCGTCTGGCGGCGCTGGACGCGCTGTCGTCCCTGGTGGCGGATCTGCGGGCCGGGTTGCCGCCGGGGTTCGGCGTGCCGTCGACCGGGCTGGACGGCGACGAGCGGATCGCGCGGCTCAGCGCCACGGTGTGGCGTCTCGCCGAGCGCACCGGGGCGCCCGCGGCCGATCTGCTGGAGCGGATCGAGGCGGACGCGCGGGCCGCGGACCGGGCACGCGCGTCGGCCGCCGCCCAGGCGGCGGGGGTGCAGGCGACATCCCTGCTGCTGGCGGTGCTTCCGGTGGGTGGCCTCGGCCTCGGGTACGCGATCGGTGCCGACTCGCTGCACATCCTGCTGCGTACGCGGTTGGGGGCGGTCTGCGCGATCGGAGCGCTGGCGTTGCAGCTCGCCGGACTGCAGTGGGCGCGGCGGATCGCGAACGGGCCGCGCCGATGA
- a CDS encoding type II secretion system F family protein, giving the protein MAADPVPARRRHALLGLLAGASAAGLVGGWWGLPVGLVTAIGVERALRNQEPADVRRERHQAGADLPLGVDLLAAALRAGAPVDRAAAAVADAVGGPLGARMQRTARSLRLGAGPAEAWAHLAGLPGADRLTATAIRSSASGGALAAALERLAGDLRADRAVATQAAAERAAVFIVLPLGLCFLPAFLLAGLVPVLIAVLGRLL; this is encoded by the coding sequence GTGGCTGCCGACCCGGTGCCGGCGCGGCGACGGCATGCCTTGCTCGGGTTGCTCGCCGGTGCCTCGGCCGCCGGTCTGGTCGGCGGCTGGTGGGGCCTGCCGGTCGGGTTGGTGACCGCGATCGGCGTGGAACGCGCGCTGCGGAACCAGGAACCGGCCGACGTCCGGCGGGAACGTCACCAGGCGGGTGCGGACCTGCCACTCGGCGTGGACCTGTTGGCCGCGGCGTTGCGGGCCGGCGCGCCGGTGGACCGGGCCGCAGCCGCGGTCGCCGACGCGGTGGGCGGGCCGCTCGGTGCGCGCATGCAACGGACCGCCCGGTCGCTGCGACTCGGTGCCGGGCCGGCCGAAGCGTGGGCGCACCTGGCCGGCCTGCCCGGCGCGGACCGGCTGACCGCGACGGCGATCCGGTCCAGCGCCAGCGGCGGGGCGCTCGCCGCAGCGCTCGAACGGCTCGCCGGTGATCTGCGGGCCGACCGTGCGGTGGCGACGCAGGCGGCGGCGGAACGCGCGGCGGTGTTCATCGTCCTGCCGCTCGGACTGTGTTTTCTGCCCGCCTTCCTGCTGGCCGGCCTGGTGCCGGTGCTGATCGCCGTGCTCGGCCGGTTGCTGTGA
- a CDS encoding DUF4244 domain-containing protein: MTFRRLRMEAVDAGYSTVEYAVGVLGAAGLALLLCKVLTSTSIQSALNTMILRALK; encoded by the coding sequence ATGACGTTCCGGCGGCTGCGCATGGAGGCGGTCGACGCCGGATACAGCACCGTGGAGTACGCGGTGGGGGTTCTCGGGGCGGCCGGCCTCGCACTGCTCCTGTGCAAGGTGCTGACCAGCACGTCGATCCAGAGCGCACTGAACACCATGATTCTTCGGGCGCTGAAGTGA
- a CDS encoding TadE family type IV pilus minor pilin, with translation MELAAGLPALVVLMFAGITAVTAVVTKAQCLDAAREAALAEARGEHSVSAARTAPDGADIRVVGDRDSVTATVTVRVRVLGARLPGIRVVGSAVAAREPGPQPIEGRR, from the coding sequence GTGGAGCTCGCGGCCGGGCTGCCGGCGCTGGTGGTGCTGATGTTCGCCGGGATCACGGCGGTGACCGCGGTGGTCACCAAGGCGCAATGCCTGGATGCCGCCCGGGAGGCCGCTCTGGCCGAGGCGCGGGGCGAGCATTCGGTTTCGGCGGCCCGGACGGCTCCGGACGGGGCTGACATCCGGGTGGTCGGAGATCGGGACAGCGTCACGGCGACGGTGACCGTGCGGGTTCGTGTGCTCGGCGCCCGGCTGCCCGGGATCCGGGTGGTGGGCTCCGCGGTCGCCGCCCGGGAACCCGGCCCGCAGCCCATCGAAGGTCGACGTTGA